The Klebsiella aerogenes KCTC 2190 region ATTAAAAAACTCAATCGCCGGGTGTTGGAAAAACTGATTATGTCCGGGGCGTTCGACCGCCTCGGCCCGCATCGTGCGGCGCTGATGAACTCGCTGAACGATGCGCTGAAAGCCGCCGATCAGCACGCCAAAGCCGAAGCCATCGGTCAGGCGGATATGTTCGGCGTGCTGGCGGAAGAGCCGGAACAAATCGAGCAATCCTACGCCAGCTGCCAGCCGTGGCCAGAGCAGGTGGTGCTGGATGGTGAAAGGGAAACGCTGGGGCTATATCTGACCGGCCACCCGATTAACCAATATCTAAAAGAGATCGAACGCTACGTTGGCGGCGTGAGACTCAAAGACATGCACCCAACCGATCGTGGTAAAGTGACCACGGCGGCGGGGCTGGTTATTGCTGCGCGGGTAATGGTCACCAAGCGCGGCAATCGTATCGGCATCTGTACGCTGGATGACCGTTCCGGGCGTCTGGAGGTGATGTTATTCACCGACGCGCTGGATAAATACCAGCAGTTGCTGGAAAAAGACCGCATACTTATCGTCAGCGGACAGGTCAGCTTTGATGACTTCAGCGGGGGCCTTAAAATGACCGCCCGTGAAGTCATGGATATTGACGAAGCCCGGGAAAAATATGCTCGCGGGCTTGCTATCTCGCTGACGGACAGGCAAATTGATGACCAGCTTTTAAACCGACTCCGTCAGTCTCTGGAACCCCACCGTTCGGGAACCATTCCAGTACACCTCTATTATCAGAGGGCGGATGCGCGCGCGCGGTTGCGTTTTGGCGCAACATGGCGCGTCTCTCCGAGCGATCGTTTACTCAACGATCTGCGTGGCCTTATCGGCTCGGAGCAGGTGGAACTGGAGTTTGACTAATACAGGAATACTATGAGTCTGAATTTCCTAGATTTTGAACAGCCTATCGCAGAGCTGGAAGCGAAAATCGATTCCCTGACTGCTGTAAGCCGTCAGGATGAGAAACTGGATATTAACATCGATGAAGAAGTGCATCGTCTGCGCGAAAAAAGCGTAGAGCTGACGCGCAAAATCTTCGCCGATCTTGGCGCATGGCAGGTAGCCCAGCTGGCGCGTCATCCACGTCGTCCCTATACCCTGGATTATGTCCGCCTGGCTTTCGACGAATTTGACGAGCTGGCAGGCGATCGCGCCTATGCTGACGATAAAGCTATCGTCGGCGGTATTGCGCGTCTTGATGGTCGCCCGGTGATGATCATCGGTCATCAGAAAGGCCGTGAAACCAAAGAGAAGATCCGTCGTAACTTTGGTATGCCGGCGCCGGAAGGCTACCGCAAAGCGCTGCGCCTGATGGAAATGGCTGAGCGTTTCAAAATGCCGATCATTACCTTCATCGACACCCCTGGCGCCTATCCGGGCGTTGGCGCGGAAGAGCGCGGCCAGTCGGAAGCGATTGCCCGCAACCTGCGTGAAATGTCGCGTCTGAGCGTGCCGGTTATCTGCACCGTGATTGGCGAAGGTGGCTCCGGCGGCGCGCTGGCGATCGGCGTAGGTGATAAAGTCAACATGCTGCAGTACAGCACCTATTCAGTTATCTCGCCGGAAGGCTGTGCGTCCATTCTGTGGAAAAGCGCGGATAAAGCGCCGCTGGCCGCGGAAGCGATGGGTATCATCGCGCCACGCCTCAAAGAGCTGAAGCTTATTGATTCCATCGTTCCAGAACCGCTGGGCGGCGCTCATCGTAACCCTGAAGCGATGGCGGCGAGCCTGAAGGCACAGCTGTTGGCCGACCTGGCTGACCTGGATACTCTCAGCGAAGAAGAGCTGCGTAATCGCCGCTATCAGCGTCTGATGAGCTACGGCTACGCCTGATTTATCAGCGCATCACAATTCTCTAAGGGGCCGGATTTCCGGCCCTTTTTTTATCATTTTTTCACTGAGGTAAGATGATACGTCAATGAGGTGATGTGATTAGCCGATGATGTCTTTTTCCCGTGACACTGCGCTCACTGCCGGGGACAACGCCTGGGCAGACCGTTCATAAGGAAAAGGAGAATAATATTATGGCAATTCATAAAACCGTCGCCTTAAGCGCCGTGGCCGCAGGGATCTTGTTAAGTCTGGGGGCCGCACAGGCGGCGCCGCTGCTCAGCGCCACTGAAACAACCACCATGACCGCCAGCGAACTGGCGGCAAAAGAAAAAGCGCTAACCGACTTTCCGCTGATGGAAGCGGTTAAATCCTCTATTCGCACCCTCGATAATGCCGTGGTGGAGCAGATTGAACCCGGTAGGGCGGCGAATCCGGAGAACGTTAAGCGCGTTGAAGGCATGCTTAGCGAGCAGGATTGGGATTATCTGTTCCCGATGCGCGCGCCGGAATATACCTACAGCAATTTCCTGAAGGCGATCGGTAAATTCCCGGCGGTATGCGGTACCTATACCGATGGTCGCGATAGCGATGCTATCTGCCGTAAATCGCTGGCGACGATGTTTGCCCACTTTGCTCAGGAAACCGGCGGCCACGAAAGCTGGCGCGATATTCCGGAATGGCGCCAGGCGCTGGTCTATCTGCGCGAAGTCGGCTGGACCGAAGGTCAAAAGGGCGGCTATAACGGCGAATGTAACCCGGATGTCTGGCAGGGGCAGACCTGGCCTTGCGGTAAAGATGCCGATGGCGATTTCCTCAGCTATTTTGGCCGCGGCGCTAAACAGCTCTCCTATAACTACAACTACGGCCCGTTCTCAGAGGCGATGTATGGCGACGTTCGCCCGCTGTTGGATAAACCACAGTTGGTGGCCGATTCATGGATGAACCTCGCCAGCGCCGTGTTCTTCTTTGTTTATCCGCAGCCGCCGAAACCTTCCATGCTGCACGTTATCGACGGTACCTGGCAGCCCAACGATCGCGATAAGAGCAATGGCCTGGTGCCAGGGTTTGGCGTGAGCATCCAGATCATCAACGGCGGCGTCGAGTGCGGCGGCGCAACGGAAAACGCCCAATCGCTTAACCGTATTGCCTATTACAAAGAGTTCGCCAACTACCTCAAAGTACCTATTGCCGATGATGAAGTGCTGGGCTGTAAGAACATGAAGCAGTTTGATGAAGGCGGAGCCGGCGCGCTGCCAATCTACTGGGAACAGGATTGGGGATGGGATCCGAACACCGCGGACGGTAAAACCAATGCCTGCCAGCTGGTGAGCTATCAGACGCCGTACAGCGCGTTTAAAGAGGGGGATTACAGCAAATGCGTGCAGCACTACTTCAACGTAACCGTGGTTGATGATGCGGGTAGTGATGGCGCGTCTGATAAGACGGATGATGTTACGCCTGCTCCGCAGGTAAACGTCGCGCCGGTGGCGCGTAT contains the following coding sequences:
- the accA gene encoding acetyl-CoA carboxylase carboxyl transferase subunit alpha: MSLNFLDFEQPIAELEAKIDSLTAVSRQDEKLDINIDEEVHRLREKSVELTRKIFADLGAWQVAQLARHPRRPYTLDYVRLAFDEFDELAGDRAYADDKAIVGGIARLDGRPVMIIGHQKGRETKEKIRRNFGMPAPEGYRKALRLMEMAERFKMPIITFIDTPGAYPGVGAEERGQSEAIARNLREMSRLSVPVICTVIGEGGSGGALAIGVGDKVNMLQYSTYSVISPEGCASILWKSADKAPLAAEAMGIIAPRLKELKLIDSIVPEPLGGAHRNPEAMAASLKAQLLADLADLDTLSEEELRNRRYQRLMSYGYA
- a CDS encoding chitinase, which encodes MAIHKTVALSAVAAGILLSLGAAQAAPLLSATETTTMTASELAAKEKALTDFPLMEAVKSSIRTLDNAVVEQIEPGRAANPENVKRVEGMLSEQDWDYLFPMRAPEYTYSNFLKAIGKFPAVCGTYTDGRDSDAICRKSLATMFAHFAQETGGHESWRDIPEWRQALVYLREVGWTEGQKGGYNGECNPDVWQGQTWPCGKDADGDFLSYFGRGAKQLSYNYNYGPFSEAMYGDVRPLLDKPQLVADSWMNLASAVFFFVYPQPPKPSMLHVIDGTWQPNDRDKSNGLVPGFGVSIQIINGGVECGGATENAQSLNRIAYYKEFANYLKVPIADDEVLGCKNMKQFDEGGAGALPIYWEQDWGWDPNTADGKTNACQLVSYQTPYSAFKEGDYSKCVQHYFNVTVVDDAGSDGASDKTDDVTPAPQVNVAPVARIAGPVGAVEAGSLVSLSAEASTDANGDKLSYSWMSQDGQTLSGADKAVINFSAPESDKDAQYVVSLTVSDGSLSSTATYTLNVKAKVAADDAKDEPAGDSGVINYPAWSASQSWKPGDIVNNHGALFQCKPLPEGAWCNVAPTYYEPGAGLAWGDAWKAL